The following coding sequences lie in one Listeria ivanovii subsp. londoniensis genomic window:
- the mutS gene encoding DNA mismatch repair protein MutS, which yields MTEYTPMIKQYLEIKDKYQDAFLFFRLGDFYEMFFEDALNASQILEITLTGREGGTKEKIPMCGVPYHSASGYIDTLIEKGYKVAICEQVEDPKTTKGMVKREVVQLISPGTVMDERGLKAKENNYIAALYCFEGKEYGFAYSDLSTGELKSTIIDASEDRLINELTTLSTRELVVSSTEKEVLSNVMKEQLGLTFSIHEENAIPTENEKLVTRHMSLSEKLAIGKLLHYLKETQKRDLGHLQQAVHYETSSYMKMDYYSKRNLELAESIRGKGRQGTLLWLLDNTQTAMGGRMLKQWIDRPLIDRKKIIERQNDVSELMAHFFERLELVENLKNVYDLERLAGRVAYGNVNARDLIQLRNSLYQIPRIRATLLSMNTPSLTELANQLDPCEELTEKLEEAIMDSAPISIREGGIIKDGYNSQLDTYRDASRNGKTWIAELERKERELTGIKTMKVGFNRVFGYYIEVTRANTHLLPEGRYERKQTLTNAERYITPELKEKEKLILDAEEKSMELEYQLFTEVRETVKDYIDRLQKLAKSVSEIDCLQSFADVSEKNHFIRPTLSEDGSLHVKQGRHPVVEKVMGAQSYVANDCDLDENREILLITGPNMSGKSTYMRQVALMAICAQVGCFVPAEEAILPIFDQIFTRIGAADDLIAGQSTFMVEMLEARNAIVHATKDSLILFDEIGRGTATYDGMALAQAIIEYIHENVHAKTLFSTHYHELTDLEKELRGLQNIHVSAVEENGKVVFLHKIKEGPADKSYGIHVAELAELPKSLIERASRILEQLENDDKKIIISSEMQPEEIHEEIQLSMFPVEPERKTSSKEAKLIKEIAALNIMQMTPMDAMNKLYELQSKTH from the coding sequence ATGACAGAATATACACCAATGATTAAGCAATACTTGGAAATCAAAGACAAATATCAAGATGCTTTCTTATTTTTCCGTCTGGGAGATTTTTATGAAATGTTCTTTGAGGATGCACTAAATGCTTCTCAAATTTTAGAAATTACACTTACTGGTCGTGAGGGTGGAACGAAAGAGAAAATCCCGATGTGCGGAGTTCCATATCATTCAGCGAGTGGGTATATTGATACCTTGATTGAAAAAGGATATAAAGTCGCTATTTGTGAACAAGTAGAAGATCCAAAAACAACAAAAGGCATGGTAAAACGAGAAGTGGTTCAATTAATTTCACCTGGAACTGTGATGGACGAACGGGGTCTTAAAGCAAAAGAAAACAACTATATTGCAGCACTTTACTGTTTTGAAGGAAAAGAATATGGTTTTGCTTACTCTGACCTATCTACCGGAGAGCTAAAATCCACAATTATCGATGCGAGTGAAGATCGCCTAATTAATGAGCTAACGACGCTTTCAACAAGAGAGTTAGTCGTATCATCAACTGAAAAAGAAGTACTTTCAAATGTAATGAAAGAGCAACTAGGTCTCACTTTTTCTATTCATGAAGAAAATGCGATTCCCACCGAAAACGAAAAGTTAGTTACTCGCCATATGTCTTTATCAGAAAAGCTGGCAATTGGTAAATTACTACATTATTTAAAAGAGACACAGAAACGAGATCTTGGTCATTTGCAACAAGCTGTCCACTATGAAACAAGTAGTTATATGAAAATGGATTATTATTCAAAACGCAACTTAGAACTAGCGGAGTCCATTCGTGGCAAAGGACGTCAAGGGACACTGCTTTGGCTACTTGATAATACGCAAACGGCGATGGGTGGTCGGATGTTAAAACAATGGATAGATCGACCGCTAATTGATCGTAAAAAAATTATCGAACGTCAAAACGATGTCAGTGAACTTATGGCTCATTTTTTCGAACGCTTAGAACTAGTAGAAAACTTAAAAAATGTATATGACCTAGAACGTCTTGCTGGTAGGGTTGCATATGGTAATGTTAATGCACGCGACTTGATTCAGCTGCGGAATTCGTTATATCAAATCCCACGCATTCGCGCAACACTACTTTCAATGAATACACCTAGTTTAACTGAGCTAGCAAATCAACTAGACCCATGCGAAGAATTGACTGAAAAACTAGAAGAAGCGATTATGGACTCTGCTCCAATTTCGATTCGCGAAGGCGGTATTATAAAGGACGGGTATAACAGTCAATTAGATACTTATCGTGATGCAAGCAGGAATGGCAAAACATGGATTGCTGAATTAGAACGGAAAGAGCGGGAATTGACAGGCATTAAAACGATGAAGGTGGGTTTTAATCGCGTTTTTGGTTATTACATTGAAGTTACCCGAGCGAATACGCATTTGCTTCCAGAAGGCCGATATGAGCGCAAACAGACCCTAACTAATGCCGAACGTTATATTACTCCAGAATTAAAAGAGAAAGAAAAACTAATTTTAGATGCGGAAGAGAAAAGCATGGAATTAGAATATCAATTGTTCACGGAAGTCCGAGAAACTGTAAAAGACTACATCGACCGCCTTCAAAAACTAGCAAAATCTGTTAGCGAAATTGATTGTTTACAAAGTTTTGCAGATGTTAGTGAGAAAAATCATTTTATTCGTCCAACACTTAGCGAGGATGGGTCACTCCATGTGAAACAAGGTCGTCATCCAGTCGTAGAAAAAGTGATGGGCGCACAAAGCTATGTAGCCAATGATTGCGATTTAGACGAAAATAGAGAAATATTATTAATTACTGGTCCGAATATGTCCGGTAAAAGTACGTATATGCGTCAAGTTGCATTGATGGCAATTTGTGCACAAGTAGGTTGTTTTGTACCTGCAGAAGAAGCAATTTTACCGATTTTCGACCAAATTTTTACAAGGATTGGCGCAGCTGATGATTTAATCGCCGGCCAAAGTACTTTTATGGTAGAGATGTTAGAAGCCCGGAATGCCATTGTTCATGCTACTAAGGATAGTTTAATTTTATTTGACGAAATTGGTCGCGGAACCGCTACTTATGATGGAATGGCATTAGCACAAGCAATTATTGAATATATTCATGAAAATGTACATGCCAAAACGTTATTTTCAACCCATTATCATGAATTGACTGACTTAGAAAAAGAGCTACGCGGTTTGCAAAATATCCATGTGAGTGCTGTAGAAGAAAATGGCAAGGTTGTTTTCCTTCATAAAATCAAAGAAGGACCAGCTGATAAAAGCTACGGGATTCATGTTGCTGAATTAGCCGAATTACCAAAATCGTTAATTGAACGCGCCAGCCGGATTCTCGAACAGCTTGAAAATGACGATAAAAAAATCATTATTTCCAGTGAAATGCAACCTGAAGAAATTCATGAGGAAATACAACTTTCGATGTTCCCAGTAGAGCCAGAGAGAAAAACATCTTCCAAAGAAGCGAAATTAATCAAAGAAATTGCTGCGCTAAATATTATGCAAATGACTCCAATGGATGCAATGAATAAATTATATGAACTACAAAGTAAAACGCATTAA
- the recA gene encoding recombinase RecA, producing the protein MNDRQAALDQALKQIEKQFGKGSIMKLGEHSDQNISTISSGSLALDIALGVGGYPRGRIIEVYGPESSGKTTVALHAIAEVQAQGGTAAFIDAEHALDPAYAKNLGVNIDELLLSQPDTGEQALEIAEALVRSGAVDMLVIDSVAALVPRAEIEGEMGDAHVGLQARLMSQALRKLSGAINKSKTIAIFINQIREKVGVMFGNPEITPGGRALKFYSTVRLEVRRAEQLKQGTDVMGNKTKIKVVKNKVAPPFRIAEVDIMYGEGISREGELVDMAAEVDVINKSGSWYSYKEERIGQGRENAKQYLKEHTDIRDEISKRVREEYEIDGSNKEPLAETEETLSLLDDE; encoded by the coding sequence GTGAATGATCGTCAAGCGGCATTAGACCAAGCTTTAAAACAAATTGAAAAACAATTCGGTAAAGGTTCCATTATGAAATTAGGGGAGCATTCAGACCAAAATATATCTACTATTTCTAGTGGTTCATTAGCATTAGATATTGCTTTAGGAGTCGGCGGATATCCCAGAGGGCGTATTATTGAAGTATACGGACCCGAAAGTTCTGGTAAGACAACTGTTGCACTACACGCTATTGCAGAAGTACAAGCTCAAGGTGGGACAGCGGCATTTATTGATGCAGAACATGCACTCGATCCTGCATATGCCAAAAATCTGGGTGTTAATATTGATGAGTTACTTTTATCTCAACCAGATACAGGAGAACAAGCATTAGAAATTGCTGAAGCACTAGTAAGAAGTGGCGCGGTTGATATGCTAGTTATTGACTCTGTAGCAGCACTTGTACCACGAGCAGAAATCGAAGGCGAAATGGGTGATGCACATGTTGGTTTGCAAGCACGATTAATGTCACAAGCTTTACGTAAACTTTCTGGAGCTATCAATAAATCTAAAACTATCGCGATTTTCATCAATCAAATTCGTGAAAAAGTGGGTGTTATGTTCGGTAATCCAGAAATCACACCTGGTGGCCGGGCGCTTAAATTCTATTCTACTGTTCGTTTAGAAGTAAGACGTGCAGAGCAGTTGAAACAAGGTACCGACGTAATGGGTAACAAAACAAAAATTAAAGTAGTAAAAAATAAAGTAGCTCCACCATTTCGTATCGCGGAAGTAGATATTATGTACGGAGAAGGTATCTCACGTGAAGGCGAACTTGTTGATATGGCCGCAGAAGTAGATGTTATCAATAAGAGTGGTTCATGGTATTCTTATAAAGAAGAACGTATCGGTCAAGGTCGTGAAAATGCTAAACAATATTTAAAAGAGCATACTGATATTCGGGACGAAATCTCCAAGCGTGTTCGTGAAGAATATGAAATAGATGGCAGCAATAAAGAACCATTAGCAGAAACAGAAGAAACATTAAGCTTACTTGATGACGAATAA
- a CDS encoding competence/damage-inducible protein A translates to MANAEIIAVGTELLLGQIVNSNAAFISQELAADGIYVYHHTVVGDNPARLKEVIKIAENRSDILILTGGLGPTEDDITKQILAEHLQKNLIIDPFHMNKITEYFASRSRTMTENNKLQAVIIEGAIVLNNDYGFAAGMFLQQNNHTYILLPGPPSEMKPMFSHYANPLLVKDNGAENILESKIMRFFGIGESQLAADLNDLIVTQENPTIATYAGDNEVIVRITATAKTKEEAANLVNETEQEILQRDGAFLYGYGEVTLPELVTAMLLEKNITISAAESLTAGLFQAEIARFPGISKIFKGGMVTYSAEAKQSILQVSKQVIADKGVVSSECATEMAVNVRRLCNTDLGISFTGVAGPDSLEGHPAGTIWIGLSIKGYKTEAYQFVYGRDRNHNRRRAVKQGFQLIKQFLDTNASFSFK, encoded by the coding sequence ATGGCAAATGCAGAAATTATTGCAGTAGGAACAGAATTATTATTAGGACAAATCGTTAATTCGAACGCCGCTTTTATTTCACAAGAATTAGCAGCGGACGGAATTTATGTCTACCATCATACAGTTGTTGGAGATAACCCAGCGCGTCTAAAAGAAGTGATAAAAATTGCTGAAAACCGCAGTGATATTTTAATTTTAACAGGTGGACTTGGACCAACTGAAGATGATATTACGAAACAAATTTTAGCTGAACATTTGCAGAAAAATTTAATAATCGATCCATTTCATATGAATAAAATTACCGAATATTTTGCTTCAAGAAGTCGTACGATGACTGAAAACAACAAATTACAAGCAGTTATTATTGAAGGGGCGATTGTTTTAAATAATGATTATGGCTTTGCTGCAGGGATGTTTTTACAGCAAAATAACCATACATACATTTTATTACCTGGACCTCCTTCTGAAATGAAACCAATGTTTAGTCATTACGCAAACCCTTTGCTTGTAAAAGATAATGGAGCGGAAAATATTTTAGAATCTAAAATTATGCGTTTTTTTGGTATTGGTGAATCTCAACTAGCTGCGGATTTAAATGATCTGATTGTAACACAAGAGAATCCTACTATCGCTACTTATGCTGGAGATAATGAAGTGATTGTGCGTATTACGGCAACAGCCAAAACAAAGGAAGAAGCAGCGAATCTAGTCAATGAAACCGAACAAGAAATTCTTCAACGTGATGGCGCTTTTTTATATGGATACGGGGAAGTTACTTTGCCAGAATTAGTAACGGCGATGTTGCTAGAGAAAAACATTACCATATCAGCTGCTGAAAGTTTAACGGCCGGTCTTTTTCAAGCTGAAATTGCTCGTTTCCCTGGAATTTCGAAAATTTTCAAAGGGGGAATGGTTACTTACAGTGCAGAAGCAAAACAATCTATTTTACAAGTTTCCAAACAAGTAATTGCAGATAAAGGTGTGGTTAGTTCGGAATGTGCTACTGAGATGGCAGTTAATGTGAGACGGCTTTGCAATACCGATTTGGGTATTAGTTTCACAGGTGTTGCAGGACCAGACAGTTTAGAAGGCCATCCAGCAGGAACTATTTGGATTGGCTTAAGCATCAAAGGGTACAAAACAGAAGCCTATCAATTTGTTTATGGTCGAGATAGGAATCATAATCGTCGCCGAGCTGTAAAACAAGGATTTCAACTAATTAAGCAATTTTTAGATACCAATGCTTCATTTTCTTTTAAGTAA
- a CDS encoding GNAT family N-acetyltransferase, with translation MSEWEILPMLREHYSAVAAIHQEGIDTGNATFQEKTLTLGEWNQKYLTIGRLVVILNGQVVGWAALLPFSSMNAYRGVAELSIYIAKSARGKGIGKALMQAIIQTSEENGFWTLQSLIFPENKASIALHHTFGFRTLCIHEKLGEMNGTFRDVALLERRSNRNGE, from the coding sequence TTGAGTGAGTGGGAAATTTTGCCGATGCTACGAGAGCACTATTCAGCAGTAGCAGCAATTCATCAAGAAGGTATTGATACAGGTAATGCTACTTTTCAAGAAAAAACACTAACTTTAGGTGAGTGGAATCAAAAATATTTAACAATAGGCAGGTTGGTAGTTATTTTAAATGGACAAGTAGTTGGCTGGGCAGCATTACTCCCATTTTCTAGTATGAATGCATATAGGGGTGTTGCAGAGCTAAGTATATACATAGCAAAGAGCGCTCGAGGAAAAGGCATTGGAAAAGCTTTAATGCAAGCAATAATTCAAACAAGTGAAGAAAATGGCTTCTGGACACTCCAATCACTAATTTTCCCTGAGAATAAAGCTAGCATCGCACTTCATCACACATTTGGTTTCCGAACACTATGTATCCATGAAAAATTAGGTGAAATGAACGGAACTTTTCGTGATGTTGCCTTATTAGAACGAAGAAGTAATAGAAACGGAGAATAG
- a CDS encoding RicAFT regulatory complex protein RicA family protein: MTVSKEEIMKKAMELRDALEQTEEVSFYRLAEERINANSKVATKVSKIKALQKEVVNLEHYQKIEAMRQTENQIDNVRADIDSLPIVTEFRRAQEDANDLLQSITSEITTKVTEELEKDN; encoded by the coding sequence GTGACTGTTTCAAAAGAAGAAATAATGAAAAAAGCAATGGAACTTCGTGACGCATTAGAACAAACGGAAGAAGTATCTTTTTACCGGTTAGCAGAAGAACGAATTAATGCTAACTCCAAAGTAGCGACAAAAGTTTCTAAAATAAAAGCACTACAAAAAGAAGTAGTCAATCTAGAACATTATCAAAAAATAGAAGCGATGAGACAAACGGAAAATCAAATTGATAATGTTAGAGCTGATATTGACTCATTACCAATTGTAACGGAATTTAGACGCGCACAAGAAGATGCTAATGATCTGCTACAATCTATCACTTCAGAGATAACTACCAAAGTAACAGAAGAACTAGAAAAAGATAATTAA
- the pgsA gene encoding CDP-diacylglycerol--glycerol-3-phosphate 3-phosphatidyltransferase, whose amino-acid sequence MNLPNKLTVIRIFMIPIFVILCVVPFNWGSITWLDSTIPVTSLVATIIFIVAALTDWFDGHLARKYNLITNFGKFADPMADKLLVAAAFIILVEMHIAPSWVVILIISRELAVTGLRLLLVEGGEVLAAGQLGKIKTFTQMIAIPLMLLDNFPFAWTGIRVDLIFLYVCAFFAVWSGIDYFYKNRGVFKGSM is encoded by the coding sequence ATGAATTTACCAAATAAATTAACGGTTATCCGAATTTTTATGATACCAATTTTTGTTATTCTTTGTGTGGTCCCCTTTAATTGGGGCAGCATTACATGGCTTGATTCTACCATCCCAGTTACAAGCTTAGTTGCTACTATTATTTTCATCGTAGCAGCTCTTACAGACTGGTTTGATGGACATTTAGCACGTAAATACAACCTGATTACCAATTTCGGTAAATTTGCAGATCCGATGGCTGATAAGCTTCTTGTGGCAGCTGCATTTATTATTCTAGTAGAAATGCACATTGCTCCTTCTTGGGTTGTTATTTTAATCATCAGTCGTGAACTTGCTGTAACAGGGCTTCGTTTACTGTTAGTAGAAGGTGGAGAAGTACTGGCAGCTGGTCAACTTGGGAAAATTAAAACTTTCACACAAATGATTGCTATTCCATTAATGCTATTAGATAATTTCCCCTTTGCTTGGACAGGTATTCGTGTTGATTTAATATTCTTATATGTTTGTGCGTTCTTTGCAGTATGGTCTGGAATTGACTATTTCTACAAAAACCGTGGCGTATTTAAAGGCTCCATGTAA
- the rny gene encoding ribonuclease Y, with protein MTIAITIISSLLFLIVGLVVGSLIFKSSTEKKLAAARGTAELIVEDAKKEAETTKKEALLEAKEENHRLRTEIENELRGRRTETQKAENRLLQREENLDRKDTSLSKREATLERKEESISKRQQQIEEKESKLAEMIQAEQTELERISALSKEEAKSIILNQVEDELTHDTAIMVKESENRAKEESDKKAKNILSLAIQRCAADHVAETTVSVVTLPNDEMKGRIIGREGRNIRTLETLTGIDLIIDDTPEAVILSGFDPIRREIARIALEKLVQDGRIHPARIEEMVDKARKEVDEHIREVGEQATFEVGIHSIHPDLIKILGRLRYRTSYGQNVLNHSLEVSKLAGILAGELGEDVTLAKRAGLLHDIGKAIDHEIEGSHVEIGVELATKYKENDVVINSIASHHGDTEATSVIAVLVAAADALSAARPGARSETLENYIRRLEKLEEISESYDGVEKSYAIQAGREVRIIVEPDAIDDLASYRLARDIRKRIEEELDYPGHIKVTVIRETRAVEYAK; from the coding sequence ATGACAATCGCAATCACGATCATCTCCAGTTTGCTTTTCTTAATCGTCGGTCTAGTTGTTGGTTCTCTAATTTTTAAATCTAGTACAGAGAAAAAACTGGCTGCTGCAAGGGGGACTGCGGAATTAATTGTAGAAGATGCAAAGAAAGAAGCAGAAACTACAAAAAAAGAAGCATTGCTTGAAGCGAAGGAAGAGAATCATAGGTTACGTACTGAAATCGAAAATGAACTTCGTGGGCGAAGAACAGAGACACAAAAAGCAGAAAATCGCTTATTGCAAAGGGAGGAAAACCTCGACCGTAAAGATACTTCTTTAAGTAAACGAGAAGCTACACTTGAAAGAAAAGAGGAGAGTATCAGTAAACGTCAACAACAAATTGAAGAGAAAGAAAGCAAACTAGCTGAGATGATTCAAGCGGAGCAGACAGAACTTGAAAGAATTTCTGCACTGAGCAAAGAAGAAGCGAAATCAATCATCCTTAACCAGGTAGAAGATGAATTAACACATGATACAGCAATCATGGTGAAAGAATCGGAAAACCGGGCGAAGGAAGAGTCGGATAAAAAAGCAAAGAATATTCTCTCACTAGCTATCCAGCGTTGTGCAGCTGATCATGTGGCAGAAACAACGGTATCTGTTGTTACCTTACCAAATGATGAGATGAAAGGACGGATTATCGGACGTGAAGGCCGTAATATCCGCACGCTAGAAACGCTAACAGGAATCGATTTGATAATTGATGATACACCGGAAGCAGTAATACTTTCCGGATTTGATCCAATTCGACGAGAAATCGCTAGAATCGCCTTAGAAAAACTTGTTCAAGATGGAAGAATCCATCCAGCTCGCATTGAAGAAATGGTGGATAAAGCCCGTAAAGAGGTGGACGAACACATTCGCGAAGTTGGTGAACAAGCAACATTTGAAGTGGGAATTCATTCCATTCATCCTGATTTAATAAAAATTCTTGGCCGCTTGCGTTACCGTACTAGTTACGGACAAAACGTTCTTAACCACTCGCTCGAAGTTTCGAAACTTGCTGGAATTTTAGCAGGGGAGCTCGGGGAAGATGTGACGCTTGCTAAACGGGCCGGACTACTTCATGATATTGGTAAAGCAATTGACCATGAAATTGAAGGAAGTCATGTAGAAATTGGCGTGGAACTTGCAACTAAATACAAAGAAAATGATGTAGTAATCAACAGTATTGCTTCTCATCATGGAGATACAGAGGCTACTTCTGTTATCGCTGTATTGGTGGCTGCAGCAGATGCGCTTTCTGCCGCAAGACCAGGAGCTCGTAGTGAAACGCTAGAAAACTATATTCGTCGTTTAGAGAAACTAGAAGAAATTTCTGAGTCTTACGATGGTGTAGAAAAATCTTATGCTATTCAAGCAGGACGTGAAGTACGTATCATTGTTGAGCCAGATGCTATCGATGATCTTGCTTCTTACCGACTTGCTCGCGACATAAGAAAACGAATTGAAGAGGAATTAGATTATCCGGGCCATATTAAAGTGACCGTCATTCGTGAAACAAGAGCAGTAGAATATGCTAAATAA
- the mutL gene encoding DNA mismatch repair endonuclease MutL, translated as MAKHIVELTDALSNKIAAGEVVERPASVVKELVENAIDAGSTVIDILVEEAGLNKITIIDNGSGIEEEDVATAFLRHATSKIKNEADLFRVHTLGFRGEALPSIASVSHLSMETSTGESKGTSISLEGGKIIEQKSGHARKGTQIEVSQLFFNTPARLKYLKSLPTELGNITDILNRLALAHPDISFRFSHNGKSILQSNGNGDLRQVIAAIYGVSIARKSIPVEAESLDFKISGYAVLPEVNRSNRNYISTIINGRFIKNFALVKAIQEGYHTLLPIGRFPIIVLQIEMDPIIVDVNVHPAKLEVRLSKEKELGQLISQMIKQAFHELQLIPDGEVSKKQKELQKSEQIQMSFEENKPKEESPTLFSKPNIPEYIPSDDDAPIETDFILESAPVYSPEEEIEHPETPKERIPKMYPIGQMHATYIFAQNENGLYIIDQHAAQERIKYEFYREKIGEVSRELQELLVPIVLEFPADEYVRLEEQKAKLEEVGVFLESFGQNSYIIRAHPTWFPKGQEEETLREIIDEALTSPSISIHKLREDTAIMMSCKKSIKANHYLTMKDMEALLDTLREASDPFTCPHGRPVIIQYSTYELEKMFKRVM; from the coding sequence ATGGCTAAACATATCGTAGAATTAACGGATGCTTTATCTAATAAAATAGCTGCTGGAGAAGTAGTAGAACGACCTGCGTCTGTTGTAAAAGAGCTGGTAGAGAATGCGATTGATGCCGGTAGTACGGTAATTGATATCCTAGTAGAAGAAGCAGGATTAAATAAAATTACTATCATTGATAATGGGAGTGGGATTGAAGAAGAGGATGTCGCTACAGCTTTTCTTCGTCATGCAACAAGCAAAATTAAAAATGAAGCAGACTTATTTCGTGTCCATACTTTAGGCTTTCGTGGGGAGGCGCTTCCAAGTATTGCTTCCGTATCACATTTATCCATGGAAACATCTACTGGTGAATCCAAAGGTACAAGCATTTCACTAGAAGGCGGGAAAATCATCGAACAAAAAAGTGGACATGCAAGAAAAGGGACGCAAATTGAAGTATCACAGCTATTCTTTAATACACCAGCCCGCTTAAAATACTTAAAAAGTTTACCGACTGAACTTGGAAACATCACAGACATTTTAAATCGCTTAGCTTTAGCTCATCCAGACATTAGCTTCCGTTTTTCACATAACGGCAAATCGATATTACAATCGAATGGTAACGGAGATTTAAGACAAGTTATTGCAGCAATTTATGGTGTTTCGATTGCCAGAAAGTCCATTCCTGTAGAAGCAGAGTCGCTTGATTTTAAAATATCAGGCTATGCAGTTTTACCAGAAGTAAATCGCTCTAACCGAAATTATATATCGACAATTATTAATGGTCGCTTTATTAAAAATTTTGCCTTAGTAAAAGCAATTCAAGAAGGCTACCATACACTTCTACCAATTGGCCGTTTTCCAATTATTGTTCTTCAAATTGAAATGGATCCTATTATTGTAGACGTAAATGTCCATCCAGCAAAATTAGAAGTTCGTTTAAGCAAAGAAAAAGAACTGGGGCAACTAATTAGTCAAATGATTAAACAAGCTTTCCATGAATTGCAACTTATTCCAGATGGAGAGGTATCAAAAAAACAGAAAGAACTTCAAAAATCAGAACAAATTCAGATGTCATTTGAAGAGAATAAACCGAAAGAGGAATCACCGACACTATTCTCTAAACCAAATATTCCAGAATATATTCCTTCAGATGATGATGCTCCAATCGAAACGGATTTCATTTTAGAATCAGCTCCAGTTTATTCACCCGAAGAAGAAATAGAGCATCCAGAAACACCAAAAGAACGCATCCCCAAAATGTATCCTATTGGTCAAATGCATGCTACCTATATCTTTGCTCAAAATGAAAATGGTTTATATATTATCGACCAGCACGCAGCACAAGAACGAATTAAATATGAATTTTATCGCGAGAAAATTGGTGAAGTAAGTCGCGAACTGCAAGAGTTACTTGTACCAATTGTATTAGAGTTTCCAGCAGATGAATATGTTCGTCTAGAAGAGCAAAAGGCAAAACTAGAAGAAGTGGGAGTATTTTTAGAAAGCTTCGGCCAAAACAGCTACATTATTCGTGCGCACCCAACGTGGTTTCCGAAAGGCCAAGAAGAGGAAACGCTTCGAGAAATTATTGACGAAGCTTTAACTTCTCCAAGCATTAGTATTCACAAGCTCAGAGAAGATACGGCAATAATGATGAGCTGCAAAAAATCGATCAAAGCAAACCATTATTTAACAATGAAAGACATGGAAGCTTTACTGGATACGTTAAGAGAAGCTAGTGATCCATTTACTTGCCCACATGGTCGTCCTGTCATTATTCAATACTCCACCTACGAACTTGAAAAAATGTTTAAACGTGTTATGTAA
- a CDS encoding TIGR00282 family metallophosphoesterase: MKLLFIGDVVGSIGRDAVTEYLPQLKKKYKPTITVINGENAASGRGITEKIYKDFLELGANAVTLGNHTWDNRDIFEFIDDAKYLVRPANFPDDTTPGTGMVFVKSNQHEIAVINMQGRTFLADLDDPFRKMDELVEEAKKRTNIIFVDFHAETTSEKEAMGWYLDGRVTAVVGTHTHVQTSDNRILPEGTAYLTDTGMTGPYDAILGMEKEAVIRRFKTALPTRFEVPKTGRAVLSGCLITLDETTGKAQKIDRILINEDHPFSFD; the protein is encoded by the coding sequence ATGAAATTATTATTTATAGGTGATGTTGTTGGCTCCATTGGTCGCGACGCCGTAACAGAATATTTACCACAATTAAAGAAAAAATATAAACCAACCATTACTGTAATCAATGGTGAAAATGCGGCAAGTGGTCGAGGTATTACGGAAAAAATTTACAAAGATTTTTTAGAGCTTGGTGCGAATGCAGTAACACTTGGTAACCATACCTGGGATAACCGTGATATTTTTGAATTTATCGATGATGCGAAATATCTTGTTCGTCCAGCGAACTTTCCTGATGATACAACACCTGGTACTGGAATGGTATTTGTAAAAAGTAATCAGCATGAGATTGCTGTTATTAATATGCAAGGCCGTACTTTTCTAGCAGACTTAGATGACCCCTTCCGCAAAATGGACGAATTAGTGGAAGAAGCTAAAAAACGAACAAATATCATTTTTGTTGATTTTCATGCTGAAACGACAAGCGAAAAGGAAGCGATGGGCTGGTATTTAGATGGACGAGTGACCGCTGTTGTTGGGACACACACCCATGTACAAACATCAGATAATCGGATTTTGCCGGAAGGGACTGCTTATCTTACAGATACTGGAATGACTGGACCATATGATGCGATACTTGGAATGGAAAAAGAAGCCGTTATCCGTCGTTTTAAAACGGCTCTTCCAACTAGATTTGAGGTACCAAAAACTGGTCGTGCAGTCTTATCAGGATGTTTGATTACACTTGATGAAACAACTGGGAAAGCGCAAAAAATCGATCGAATACTCATCAATGAAGACCACCCATTTTCCTTTGATTAA